From the genome of Clavelina lepadiformis chromosome 2, kaClaLepa1.1, whole genome shotgun sequence:
AAACGTAGATAAAATTGACTAATTTCCAATAAACCTCGTTCCTTATAAAAGCACAGACGTGGTAGTGTGATAAAAAATAGGTATCTTACGGGCGAACACAAAAAAACGATTCGTTTCGCCTTCAAAAATGCCATCCTGGCCCAGCTATTGGTTGCCTTCAACGCTTTCAGCAAATTGCTGGCAAAATGGCCATGCCAGCCGTGAAACGTCTGAAATTATAAACGAGGTTGAGGTATGTTTGGCATCAATAAACGGTGAAGAGATTCGCATATGCACAGTACCCGGCAATCAGCAGCCTATAACATACAACACTAATGAACATACGGGAACAAGCGTTCCCAACTCAAATGCGGGTAACTCGAAAGTTATCAAAGATTGAAAACAACCACGAAGAGCCTTAATGAAAACACAATTAAAGGTTGCTCGGTTCAGATCCATTCGTATTTACTCTCCCTTAAACTGACTGCATCAggcaagcaaaaaaaaacacaaactcTATAGAGTATAGATCAATGGGAAACACAGACGCGTTCTGTGTAGGCCTTCAACATGGATGGGAACGCGtgctatttttttataaaaatgagattcaaataaaaatgttcgATCGTTTGATGTCGATGCGCAAGGTGACATTTCCGCGCACTTTCATTGCACTGGTATGGTTACGGGCGGTCTGCCTTTGTCCTTCAAAAATCCAGGCAATCCGGCGCATGCGCGTTGAAGATCTTTCATGAATGCTGGAACGCCAGTCTGaacgaaaataaaacaaagtcaGTAAACAAGGCATAGAGTTGTTTAACATTGACAAAATGTTGCAATGTTTGCATACGAAAGGTATCAGAGCGGTAAGGTTTCCGCTACAAGCTAGTGTGCAAAATTCAAAAGGATTTTGGCCTGGTAATCACCTTTGCTGCCCAGTTGACCAGCCACGATGGTATAGACCCCTTTGGATTGTCGTAGTATTCAATATAGGCTAAACACATAATTGAGAAAAATAGTAggtaaaaaagaaataacCACAGGCATAACACGGAGTCGCCAGCGCCCAAACCTAACGTCCCACGTTTGTTCCACAAAGACAAGGCTAGGGACTGATGGTAATCGTCCACTCGAATCGCTCCAGAAATTTCTTTAACGTTATGTTTCTTCACACTGTGCATGACAATGACGATGTATTCCTTCCCTTCCCGAATAACTTTCCGAGTCTCGCGGGCGTAAACATACTTTGACGGAAGTAAGTGGGTTAAGGAAGACACTGTCGTACGTACGTACACTTGTTTAAATATAAAGTCAGTGAAAAAAGCACGGTACAAGCTACAGCTATGCTAGTTAAATGCCCAAAGATTAATAAGCGACTTGCAAGAAACGCATAAGCTTTCGTCAGAATCCCGTCGATTATGCAAAATTATTAACAGAACTGGAGGACACCATGGCGATGACGATTTCACCATAATGTACTCATACTCAAAAGAACGTTTTGCTCCTAAGAGTCATGATTACTACATCATAAAAGATACGTCTCTGTTGGTCAGTGGCCACGGATAATcgacattaaaataaatgacgTCAGGGCCTTTCTCATTCAGCTGGACTGGATACAACTCTGcaagacaaaagaaaaaattagaCAAGTGGCAAAATCAGAAGAGACAGCTAAACCCGGCCAGATTCATGCAATGCAAGCAAGGCTACACATAATTACAACATCTTCCATTCAGGCTACTTTGACAGTAGATTGAGTTACCAAAACAATGACCTGATTACTGACTCACGCAAACAACAAGGTGACCTATATATATTGGAAAGTCCACATAAAATTAGCACGTACTCATACCTGTGACGTAATTATCCCAGACCACCCGGTACTCGTTGTCCAGAAAAACTGCAGCTATTTGATCTGGCGTGGCATCGGGCAAGGTGGCATATAGTTTATAGTGATACAAACCGGCGTTCTGTAAAGAGTGGACATAGAAATCAATTAATGTCTCTATTTCGTCACAGTACGACAATTTTATTCAAACGTTTACTTCACAAAGCCTTACCCCCCTCGGTTGGCGGTAAATGGTGACGTTCATGGACTCTGCAAGGAACTCGTATTCCTTTACGTCCCTCTTATTTAATTGACGGATCATTTCTTCGAAGGCATCATCCTTGTATAGTTGCATGGGGATCTCTACCTACATGTACAGAGCACCCAACATACGCTAAAAATGCCAGGCATGTGAGACGTATAGTGTAAGCTGGAACATTTACAAGCATACTCATACCTCTTGTGAACTCCCTTTTTTCTCCATTGTTTTGTGACCTTTTTGTTTCTCATCCAGGTCAGCCGGCTTCATTCGCTTCAAATCTTCGTCAAGCTGCTCCTCATAGTGGTCAAAGTAGTCGGAGAGTTCCATGCGATTTCTACGACAAGGTTTTCAAGCGGGGTTATGATGCGTCATTAGCTGCCTCTTAATGGTTGGAGCCGAAACATAACTATCGCGTCACCTTGGGTCATGGGTGTTGGCTTTCGACATTTGAGCGGAGTTCCGAACCATTCCTGaaatgacaaacaaaaagaaactcttcaaaaataaatgattttccAATTAGCGTTTTTTAGTGTTGTAGACATCACGTGACGTAATCTCACAAGTTTTAGGTTGAGCAATAAtggaatttatttttaataaaaagatTTGAAACGACTTCGTGATTCTACCCCATGTTTTCCTGTACACGTAATGCGACGGAAATTGCACAATAATTAGGTGCCGAGTGCTTGGAATTGTTTGGACAGAATCCGCAAATTAAGATCAACTGCGCACAGAAATACAACGACCATAAAAATTGCTGAGAATGCAATACTGTGCACGCACACAACGCATGATCGGTGTTTTGAGGTCAAAGGTTACAATGATTCAACGtaacaaagaaattattcGTCCGTATTTTAAATGTTGCCTGACTGATTAAAAACTACTGACCAGGTGAAAAACACATCGGGTATTTCGGTAAACTCCACAATGCACATTGCGTAACAACAACTCAGTCTCGGCAGCAAAACAAGCTGTTTATCGCAGAAAGTAGAAATGTCTCGTTAGAAAGAAGGTTCAGTCCGATAATTCGGGATATTGCGCAACTTTAATTGTTACGTTTATGAGCCAAGCGATCCAGGCTGCAACTCTTATGACAACCGGTTTTTTAACATATAAAGCCGAACCACGTTTAACCAAACCATTACAAAGCCTTTATCACAAGTTTATCAAGTCGTATTTTATCGGTAAACGGCTGTCAAGGTCAAAATTCTTAACTCAAAGTTGAATGTTTTGCCTTCACAGGCGTCATTTCGTCGTTCATTAAACAATGCCAATGTCGTTATTAGCAGAAAAATGAATTTGGTCTAGACTCTGAGATCGTTTTGATTTAGTTCGGCGAATCAACGACGTGTCTTCCATCCGTACCACACAGATTTTATGAAAGAATTCGACAGCATATGTGCTTAGCAGCTAATTCATACATGTCGCTATAACGCAAACATTACACAACAATTACCGGCACCATTATCGGCGTCGCGCAAATCACACTAAACCAGCATTAAACATTAACCATAAACGCTATGTTGTTAGACAGAAGTTCACTTGATATTTCAACATCCACATACATTGTTCATCGCACATAAAGGTACAAAAGTAGAAAATTGTGACAACTTACCGACTGGGCAATATATAAGGACCCATGACAAAGCAATAAGAAGAGACAAGGCTGAAACGGCAAACACGCTGAGCTTCATAACTGTGAGTATGCCCATATACCTCAAAACCTGAAGAAAAACAAGCAAGTCAATTTCAAGCACAATAAACCAATCGCCGCGTTTTAAGCTGCATCCTGACCTACTCTCAGCAAAACTGACGATAAGATTGTCACCTGTTTAACCATATAATAAGTGGTAGGTCAGCATTTGCTGAGCCGGTTACGATCTAACGACTTAGACCTGTTTATTTTCACATATACGCCTTTTTCCCTCACCTTTTTCCGGCACCCTTGCATTTACTCGATGTTTATCGGGAAGACCTGATTCGGTTATACAGGATGCTCATGCGCTAACACAACCTGCGCCAACTTACCTGCAGTTTAATCATGTGGCCAGTTATTCCAATTGGATTGGACCTCGCTTCGAtcgtatgacgtcacaatagttTTCTTGGAGCCTCGCCACGGTTGGATAAATTTCGATTGTAGCGTCTTGCTTCGTCGACCACGAATAAGAGAAATATTCAGGGAGTGTTTTTGATCTTGTATGAAAGGACGAACTTTGTCCCAAATTTCGCAACATTTATGTTCCCGATATGACCGATAATAACCCAGTagctttgttttgctttgcaaccataaaagaaaaaatcgtTTGCTTAACCCTGTGTCAAAATCATGACTGAAAGGTCAATTCAGAAGAAATTTGCCCAATCGACAAAACCATGCCGCTAATTCCGTTCAGTGGACTTCGGTTTATCTGCTTCGCTGTGATAATTCCTAAAGGAAATAGAAGCTGCTTTGCTAATCGGAATTTTCGATTTCGCAACCACTGTCAAAGCAATTACGTTCGTATAACCGCCGCAACTGCATACACTGACCGAGACAGAAGAGATAGTGGGATCAAAGACAAATATAACaatacaaaacactttttctcAATCAAACTATAAATCAGTTGGGAGATTTTCTTATAGTCTACAGTTCTTAACTGAAACCTTATCCATCGTTTTAA
Proteins encoded in this window:
- the LOC143446568 gene encoding phosphatidylcholine transfer protein-like isoform X3, whose protein sequence is MGILTVMKLSVFAVSALSLLIALSWVLIYCPVGMVRNSAQMSKANTHDPRNRMELSDYFDHYEEQLDEDLKRMKPADLDEKQKGHKTMEKKGSSQEVEIPMQLYKDDAFEEMIRQLNKRDVKEYEFLAESMNVTIYRQPRGNAGLYHYKLYATLPDATPDQIAAVFLDNEYRVVWDNYVTELYPVQLNEKGPDVIYFNVDYPWPLTNRDYVYARETRKVIREGKEYIVIVMHSVKKHNVKEISGAIRVDDYHQSLALSLWNKRGTLAYIEYYDNPKGSIPSWLVNWAAKTGVPAFMKDLQRACAGLPGFLKDKGRPPVTIPVQ
- the LOC143446568 gene encoding phosphatidylcholine transfer protein-like isoform X2; amino-acid sequence: MIKLQVLRYMGILTVMKLSVFAVSALSLLIALSWVLIYCPVGMVRNSAQMSKANTHDPRNRMELSDYFDHYEEQLDEDLKRMKPADLDEKQKGHKTMEKKGSSQEVEIPMQLYKDDAFEEMIRQLNKRDVKEYEFLAESMNVTIYRQPRGNAGLYHYKLYATLPDATPDQIAAVFLDNEYRVVWDNYVTELYPVQLNEKGPDVIYFNVDYPWPLTNRDYVYARETRKVIREGKEYIVIVMHSVKKHNVKEISGAIRVDDYHQSLALSLWNKRGTLAYIEYYDNPKGSIPSWLVNWAAKTGVPAFMKDLQRACAGLPGFLKDKGRPPVTIPVQ
- the LOC143446568 gene encoding phosphatidylcholine transfer protein-like isoform X1, giving the protein MQGCRKKVLRYMGILTVMKLSVFAVSALSLLIALSWVLIYCPVGMVRNSAQMSKANTHDPRNRMELSDYFDHYEEQLDEDLKRMKPADLDEKQKGHKTMEKKGSSQEVEIPMQLYKDDAFEEMIRQLNKRDVKEYEFLAESMNVTIYRQPRGNAGLYHYKLYATLPDATPDQIAAVFLDNEYRVVWDNYVTELYPVQLNEKGPDVIYFNVDYPWPLTNRDYVYARETRKVIREGKEYIVIVMHSVKKHNVKEISGAIRVDDYHQSLALSLWNKRGTLAYIEYYDNPKGSIPSWLVNWAAKTGVPAFMKDLQRACAGLPGFLKDKGRPPVTIPVQ